One Mangrovimonas cancribranchiae DNA segment encodes these proteins:
- a CDS encoding DNA-directed RNA polymerase subunit omega, with amino-acid sequence MDVKKIKAPASTVTYNRNEIDAPTNNIYEAISVIAKRADQINSEIKKELIEKLEEFATYNDSLEEIFENKEQIEVSRFYERLPKPHALAVQEWLDDKIYYRNTEDDTKE; translated from the coding sequence ATGGATGTAAAGAAAATTAAAGCACCTGCTAGTACAGTTACCTATAATAGAAATGAAATTGATGCCCCAACAAATAATATTTATGAGGCTATTTCTGTTATTGCTAAAAGAGCAGATCAAATTAACTCAGAGATTAAAAAAGAGTTAATAGAGAAACTTGAAGAATTTGCTACGTATAATGATAGCCTAGAGGAAATTTTTGAAAACAAAGAGCAAATAGAGGTATCTAGATTTTACGAGAGATTACCAAAGCCTCATGCCTTAGCTGTACAAGAGTGGTTAGATGATAAAATCTACTACAGAAATACAGAAGACGATACTAAGGAATAA
- a CDS encoding outer membrane protein assembly factor BamD → MKKLFYIFITFTILTSCSEYQKALKSEEVSEKFKVGEALYNKGKYAKANKLFEQIIPSYRGKPQAEKLTYLNAMAYHKMDEYYLAGYHFDRFVSAYPNSEKVEEAAFLSAKSTYMLSPVYSKAQIDTKDAIDKFQQFINLYPESEYLPEANKLVKELDYKLELKAFEIAKQYNKIAGYTGDYEAPIKAFDNFIFDFPGSSLREDALYYKLDSAYNLAMNSVESKRQERLENAKTYYSSFKKSYSESEYIEDADRMIVDINNELKKYNTKS, encoded by the coding sequence ATGAAGAAACTTTTTTACATATTTATAACGTTCACAATTTTAACCTCTTGCAGCGAATACCAAAAGGCATTAAAGTCAGAAGAGGTTTCAGAGAAATTTAAAGTAGGAGAAGCCCTTTACAATAAAGGGAAGTATGCTAAAGCCAATAAGCTTTTCGAGCAAATTATTCCTAGCTATAGAGGGAAACCCCAAGCAGAAAAGTTAACGTACTTAAATGCTATGGCTTACCATAAAATGGATGAGTATTATTTGGCAGGCTATCATTTTGATAGGTTTGTATCGGCATATCCTAATAGCGAAAAAGTAGAAGAAGCCGCTTTTTTAAGTGCCAAAAGTACGTATATGTTGTCTCCTGTGTATTCAAAAGCACAAATAGACACAAAAGATGCTATTGATAAATTTCAGCAATTTATTAACTTATATCCAGAATCTGAATATTTGCCAGAAGCCAATAAGTTAGTAAAAGAATTAGACTATAAATTAGAACTTAAAGCTTTTGAGATAGCCAAACAATACAATAAAATTGCTGGTTACACAGGCGATTACGAAGCACCTATAAAAGCTTTCGATAATTTTATTTTCGATTTTCCTGGTTCAAGCCTAAGAGAAGACGCCTTGTATTACAAGTTAGATTCGGCATATAATTTAGCGATGAATAGTGTTGAATCCAAAAGACAAGAGCGTTTAGAAAATGCCAAAACGTACTATAGTTCTTTCAAAAAAAGCTATTCAGAATCTGAATATATTGAAGATGCCGATAGAATGATAGTTGATATTAATAACGAATTGAAAAAATACAATACCAAAAGCTAA
- the dapA gene encoding 4-hydroxy-tetrahydrodipicolinate synthase has translation MTNKFEGTGVALITPFKEDLSVDFDALSKLVDYNIENGTNYLVVSGTTGESATISREEKKAILDAVVKTNNKRVPIVLGIGGNNTASVIEEITSADLSDVDALLSVSPYYSKPTQEGIYQHFKAVSQASPKPIILYNVPGRTASNMLPETTLRLARDFENIIAVKEAGNNVQQYLELIRNKPEGFSIISGDDDLALGVVLAGGAGVISVIGQAFPKEFANMIQLGLNRDVDEAYKLHFKLMDIMGHIFSENNPAGIKAVLAQKDLCKPDVRLPLVQASNTLKKQIADYIKSF, from the coding sequence ATGACTAACAAATTTGAAGGTACTGGTGTTGCTTTAATAACACCATTTAAAGAAGATTTAAGTGTGGATTTTGATGCACTTTCAAAACTTGTTGATTACAATATTGAAAACGGCACAAACTACTTAGTTGTAAGTGGAACAACGGGAGAAAGTGCCACGATTTCTAGAGAAGAAAAAAAGGCCATTTTAGATGCTGTAGTAAAAACAAACAATAAACGCGTCCCTATTGTTTTAGGAATTGGCGGTAATAATACAGCCTCGGTTATAGAAGAAATCACTTCAGCCGATTTAAGTGATGTTGATGCTTTATTGTCGGTGTCGCCATACTACAGCAAACCAACTCAAGAGGGAATTTATCAACATTTTAAAGCAGTATCTCAAGCATCACCTAAGCCTATTATTCTTTATAATGTACCAGGAAGAACAGCATCAAACATGCTGCCAGAAACCACTTTAAGATTAGCAAGAGATTTTGAAAATATTATTGCGGTAAAAGAAGCAGGGAATAACGTACAACAATATCTAGAATTAATAAGAAATAAGCCAGAAGGATTTTCTATTATTTCTGGTGATGACGATCTTGCATTAGGTGTTGTTTTAGCAGGTGGCGCTGGTGTTATTTCTGTTATAGGTCAAGCATTCCCTAAAGAGTTTGCTAACATGATTCAATTAGGATTAAATCGTGATGTTGATGAAGCCTACAAGCTACATTTTAAGTTAATGGATATTATGGGACATATTTTTTCTGAAAATAACCCTGCTGGTATAAAAGCTGTTTTAGCACAAAAAGACTTATGTAAACCAGATGTAAGATTACCATTAGTTCAAGCCAGTAACACATTAAAAAAGCAAATAGCAGATTATATAAAAAGCTTCTAA
- a CDS encoding DUF6913 domain-containing protein, which produces MILKGFKEKSIKKQLNLILKSPNTSFKETPIENMGIIFNADETIDFEGLKSLSNVIGVKPNKLKVIAFTPQKKDMTYSWDTCFNPKDFSWNGKVINSELQTFIDTDFDILISFYKQDILELRYITAASKAKFKVGVYLQDERLNDLIIKTNLNQLESFKTELYKYLKVLNKITHD; this is translated from the coding sequence ATGATTTTAAAGGGTTTTAAAGAAAAATCTATTAAAAAGCAGTTAAATTTAATTTTAAAATCTCCTAACACAAGTTTTAAAGAAACACCTATTGAAAATATGGGGATTATTTTTAATGCTGATGAAACAATAGATTTTGAAGGTTTAAAATCGCTAAGTAATGTTATTGGGGTTAAGCCAAACAAATTAAAAGTTATTGCATTTACACCTCAAAAAAAAGACATGACATACTCTTGGGATACCTGTTTTAACCCCAAAGATTTTTCTTGGAATGGGAAAGTAATTAATTCAGAATTACAAACATTTATTGATACAGATTTTGATATTTTAATTAGCTTTTATAAACAAGATATTTTAGAATTACGTTATATAACAGCAGCCTCAAAAGCAAAATTTAAAGTTGGCGTTTACCTGCAAGACGAGCGTTTAAACGATTTAATTATAAAAACCAATCTAAACCAATTAGAAAGTTTTAAAACCGAATTATATAAATACCTAAAAGTACTAAATAAAATAACACATGACTAA
- a CDS encoding 5'-nucleotidase C-terminal domain-containing protein, whose translation MKFTPICFFLLLLSVFSCKQENKHLTRIEGKLLPITDSLKSHTEIEGIITPYRNHINKDLDSVIAYAVDTYSKSDGELNTAIGNLFADAIYEQANPVFKQRTAKNIDLVLVNHGGIRAIISKGNVTKRTAFNIMPFENSIVVVALSGKNVKQLINYLTKAKRAHPITGLKLTVDADYNLKEALINGKPIDTLQTYYVATNDYLYNGGDHMTFFKPNDSLYVLDYKIRNALLDYFYKKDTINPTIDDRFIKLDN comes from the coding sequence ATGAAATTCACACCAATTTGCTTCTTTCTGCTACTCCTATCTGTATTTAGCTGTAAGCAAGAAAATAAGCACTTAACACGCATTGAAGGAAAACTCCTTCCTATTACAGATAGCTTAAAAAGCCATACTGAAATTGAAGGTATAATTACCCCATATAGAAACCATATTAACAAAGATTTAGATAGCGTAATAGCTTACGCTGTTGATACATATTCAAAATCTGATGGAGAGCTAAATACCGCTATTGGAAATTTATTTGCCGATGCCATTTACGAACAAGCAAACCCTGTGTTTAAACAAAGAACAGCTAAAAATATTGATTTAGTTTTAGTAAATCATGGTGGTATTCGTGCTATCATATCAAAAGGGAATGTTACAAAGCGAACGGCTTTCAATATTATGCCTTTTGAAAACAGCATTGTAGTCGTTGCTTTAAGCGGAAAAAATGTAAAACAACTAATAAATTACTTAACCAAAGCTAAACGAGCACATCCTATTACAGGCTTAAAGCTTACGGTTGATGCCGACTACAATTTAAAAGAAGCTCTTATTAACGGTAAACCTATAGATACTTTACAAACCTATTATGTAGCTACAAACGATTACTTATATAATGGCGGTGATCACATGACATTTTTTAAACCTAACGATTCGCTTTATGTGCTTGATTATAAAATAAGAAATGCCCTTTTAGACTATTTTTATAAAAAAGACACCATAAACCCAACTATTGATGATCGATTTATTAAACTTGACAATTAA
- a CDS encoding metallophosphatase: MKRRDFINQTAAATTLISLGGLGLQSFSSAANTTKITILHTNDVHSHIDPFGPEDGRNPNKGGVARRASLIQSIRQENPNTLLLDAGDIFQGTPYFNYYGGELEFKLMSKLKYDAATIGNHDFDNGIDGLYAQLPHAKFDFLSANYDFSNTVMDTHVKPYKVFKKEHLKIGVFGLGIQLSGLVDKAMYKETKYLDPIEIAQDMSRILKTEEQCDLVICLSHLGYYYGDDSTKVSDLIVAKKTKDIDLIIGGHTHTFLPKPTVTKNSEGKNVLVNQVGCYGINLGRVDFFFDSDKNKSADGASIIV, translated from the coding sequence ATGAAGCGTAGAGATTTCATTAACCAAACAGCTGCAGCAACCACGTTAATTTCACTTGGCGGATTAGGATTACAATCTTTCTCTTCGGCAGCAAACACAACTAAAATTACTATTCTACATACCAACGATGTACATAGCCATATTGATCCTTTTGGTCCTGAAGACGGTAGAAACCCTAACAAAGGCGGTGTAGCAAGACGCGCTAGTTTAATACAATCGATAAGGCAAGAAAATCCCAACACCTTACTCTTGGACGCTGGTGATATTTTTCAAGGTACACCATACTTTAATTATTATGGAGGTGAACTTGAGTTTAAACTAATGAGTAAGTTAAAATATGATGCTGCCACAATAGGAAATCATGATTTCGATAATGGGATTGATGGTTTATACGCCCAACTCCCCCACGCCAAATTCGATTTTCTATCTGCCAATTACGACTTCTCAAACACCGTTATGGATACCCATGTTAAACCCTATAAAGTATTTAAAAAAGAGCATTTAAAAATTGGTGTTTTTGGTTTAGGTATTCAACTTAGTGGATTAGTTGATAAAGCCATGTATAAAGAAACAAAGTATCTTGACCCTATTGAAATTGCTCAAGACATGAGCCGTATTTTAAAAACCGAAGAACAATGTGATTTGGTTATATGCTTATCGCATTTAGGGTATTATTACGGTGATGATTCAACAAAAGTAAGCGATTTAATTGTAGCCAAAAAAACAAAGGACATCGACTTAATAATTGGTGGACATACGCATACATTTTTACCTAAACCTACGGTTACCAAAAATAGTGAAGGAAAAAATGTACTGGTTAACCAAGTAGGTTGCTATGGTATAAACTTAGGAAGAGTAGACTTTTTCTTTGATAGCGATAAAAATAAAAGTGCCGACGGTGCTTCTATAATTGTTTAA
- the ligA gene encoding NAD-dependent DNA ligase LigA, with translation MSQNIQQQIQQLRDELREHNYNYYVLDNPVISDYDFDMKLKQLQELEAKYPEFYDANSPSLRVGGEVTKNFETVVHESRMYSLDNSYSKEDLEDWETRIKKLVDGDVMYTCELKYDGASMNLTYENGTLVKAVTRGDGFQGDNVTANVKTIKSVPLQLRGDYPDKFEIRGEIVLPIEGFLKMNEARIEIGEEPYRNPRNTASGSLKLQDSAEVAKRPLECLLYSLKGRHLGVDTQFESLQKARDWGFKVPSEARLVKSIDEVLEYINYWDEHRHELPYEIDGVVVKVNSFYQQEELGYTAKAPRWAMAYKFKAEQVSTRLNEITYQVGRTGAITPVANLEPVELAGTTIKRASLHNADQIAKLDVREGDEVFVEKGGEIIPKIIAVDFTKRPEHSQPTQYITQCPECDTGLVRQEGEAQHYCPNYNGCPPQIIGRIQHYISRKAMDIEGLGGETVALLVNAGLINNYSDLYELTVEHVLPLERMAQKSAENLVNGIEASKQIPFERVLYALGIRYVGETVAKKLAKHYKSIDALSNATQDNLVNVDEIGEKIAESVVDFFNSEQNQLIIERLKCFGVQLELSAETLANQTNKLEGETFVVSGVFETVSRTELKKLIEDNGGKVSSSISSKTSFVVAGDKMGPSKKAKAEKLGVSIISEIDFFGKLK, from the coding sequence ATGAGTCAAAACATACAACAACAAATACAACAACTTCGCGACGAATTACGAGAGCATAATTACAACTATTATGTGTTGGACAATCCGGTTATAAGTGATTATGATTTCGATATGAAATTGAAGCAACTTCAGGAACTGGAAGCCAAATATCCTGAGTTTTACGATGCCAATTCCCCAAGTTTGCGTGTTGGAGGAGAAGTGACCAAAAACTTTGAAACTGTGGTACACGAGTCCAGAATGTACTCGTTGGATAATTCGTATTCCAAAGAAGATCTAGAAGATTGGGAAACACGTATTAAAAAGTTGGTTGATGGTGACGTAATGTATACCTGTGAGTTGAAATATGATGGCGCTTCAATGAACCTAACCTACGAAAACGGAACATTGGTAAAAGCGGTAACACGAGGCGATGGGTTTCAAGGTGATAATGTTACAGCCAACGTAAAAACTATTAAATCGGTGCCATTACAGTTGCGTGGTGATTATCCAGATAAATTTGAAATACGCGGTGAAATTGTGTTGCCTATTGAAGGGTTTCTTAAAATGAATGAAGCCAGAATAGAAATAGGCGAAGAACCATACCGGAATCCGCGAAACACGGCTTCTGGAAGTTTAAAACTTCAAGACAGTGCCGAGGTAGCCAAACGTCCGTTGGAATGTTTGTTGTATAGTTTAAAAGGGCGTCATTTAGGTGTAGATACACAGTTTGAAAGTTTACAAAAGGCACGCGATTGGGGATTTAAAGTACCAAGTGAAGCCCGTTTGGTAAAATCCATTGACGAGGTTCTAGAGTATATAAACTATTGGGACGAGCATCGCCACGAACTCCCTTACGAAATTGATGGCGTGGTTGTTAAGGTGAATAGTTTTTATCAACAAGAGGAGCTAGGTTATACAGCCAAAGCACCGCGCTGGGCAATGGCCTATAAATTTAAGGCAGAGCAAGTTTCAACACGATTAAATGAAATTACGTATCAAGTAGGTCGCACAGGAGCCATCACACCAGTGGCTAACTTAGAGCCTGTAGAGTTGGCGGGAACAACCATAAAACGCGCCTCGTTACATAATGCCGATCAAATTGCTAAGTTAGATGTAAGAGAAGGCGATGAGGTATTTGTTGAAAAAGGCGGTGAGATTATTCCAAAAATTATTGCTGTCGATTTTACAAAACGCCCAGAACATTCGCAACCTACACAATATATTACACAGTGTCCAGAATGTGATACAGGATTAGTACGTCAAGAAGGCGAAGCGCAGCATTACTGCCCTAATTATAATGGATGCCCTCCGCAAATTATTGGGCGCATACAACATTATATTTCCAGAAAAGCAATGGATATTGAAGGTTTAGGAGGCGAAACGGTGGCCTTATTGGTTAATGCTGGTCTTATAAATAACTATTCAGATTTGTACGAGTTAACCGTAGAACACGTTTTGCCGTTGGAACGTATGGCGCAAAAAAGTGCCGAAAATCTGGTTAATGGTATTGAAGCATCAAAACAAATTCCTTTTGAACGCGTATTGTATGCTTTGGGAATAAGGTATGTAGGTGAAACTGTGGCCAAAAAATTGGCGAAGCATTATAAATCTATTGATGCGCTATCAAATGCCACACAAGACAATCTTGTAAATGTTGATGAAATAGGCGAGAAGATAGCCGAAAGTGTCGTGGACTTTTTTAATTCTGAACAAAACCAATTGATTATAGAGCGCTTAAAATGCTTTGGTGTGCAATTGGAGCTTTCAGCTGAAACTTTAGCCAATCAAACCAATAAGCTAGAAGGTGAAACATTTGTGGTTTCCGGTGTTTTCGAGACCGTATCGCGTACCGAGCTTAAAAAGTTAATTGAAGATAATGGCGGGAAAGTCTCATCTTCAATATCTTCCAAAACCTCTTTTGTTGTGGCGGGTGATAAAATGGGGCCTAGTAAGAAAGCTAAGGCCGAAAAATTGGGGGTTTCTATTATATCAGAAATAGATTTTTTCGGCAAATTGAAATAA
- the prmC gene encoding peptide chain release factor N(5)-glutamine methyltransferase codes for MILKEIHHIYHNELDTIYGSDEVDSFFYWLIEHYFQFNRLTLALEPQLALTKIEEQPLFEALSRLKNQEPIQHIIGETEFFGLPFKVNQHTLIPRPETEELVQWIIKSHSERSEESQLKILDIGTGTGCIAISLAKQLPNAQVFGLDVSENALKIAQQNAEINQVNISFLQGNILNKDESLSVLGDASKFDIIVSNPPYVRELEKKDMKKNVLDYEPDLALFVEDNNPLVFYETITQLAVDKLKPNGQLFFEINQYLGAEMQQMVKTYPFKHIELRQDMFGNNRMLKAEIQ; via the coding sequence ATGATTCTTAAAGAAATTCACCATATATATCACAACGAGCTCGATACTATTTATGGCTCAGATGAAGTTGATAGTTTTTTCTATTGGTTAATTGAGCATTACTTTCAATTTAATAGACTAACTCTGGCTTTGGAGCCTCAATTAGCGTTAACAAAAATAGAAGAACAGCCGTTGTTTGAGGCGCTAAGTCGATTGAAAAACCAAGAACCCATTCAGCATATTATTGGTGAAACCGAGTTTTTTGGATTGCCTTTTAAAGTAAACCAACACACCTTAATTCCACGACCAGAAACCGAAGAATTGGTACAATGGATTATTAAATCTCATTCAGAACGAAGTGAAGAATCTCAATTAAAAATCCTAGACATCGGTACTGGAACAGGCTGCATTGCTATTTCCTTGGCCAAGCAGTTGCCAAATGCCCAGGTGTTTGGTTTGGATGTTTCAGAAAACGCTTTAAAAATTGCGCAACAAAACGCTGAAATAAATCAAGTAAATATATCGTTTTTACAAGGCAATATTTTAAATAAAGACGAAAGTCTTTCGGTATTAGGTGATGCATCTAAATTCGATATCATTGTATCTAATCCGCCATATGTGCGTGAATTGGAAAAAAAGGATATGAAAAAAAACGTTCTGGATTACGAACCCGATTTGGCACTATTTGTAGAAGATAACAATCCGCTCGTGTTTTATGAAACCATAACACAATTGGCTGTTGATAAGTTGAAACCTAACGGGCAATTATTCTTTGAAATAAATCAATATCTTGGCGCAGAAATGCAACAAATGGTCAAAACATATCCGTTTAAACACATAGAATTACGACAAGATATGTTTGGTAACAACAGAATGTTGAAAGCAGAAATACAATAA
- a CDS encoding GNAT family N-acetyltransferase, which produces MSKDNIVIREITKADDKQIATVIREVLVELGAPKVGTAYEDAALDCMTETYSNPKSIYFVIDADGKIIGGAGIAPLEAVEGNVCELQKMYFLPEARGTGLGSKMMQTCLEKAKALGFKQCYLETLPYMTSATKLYAKTGFKLLEKPLGNTGHYSCNVWMIKTL; this is translated from the coding sequence GTGAGCAAAGATAATATAGTTATAAGAGAAATTACTAAGGCCGATGATAAACAGATAGCTACGGTAATTCGTGAGGTTCTTGTTGAGTTGGGAGCGCCCAAAGTAGGGACAGCTTATGAAGATGCTGCCTTAGACTGTATGACGGAAACGTATAGTAATCCAAAATCCATATATTTTGTGATTGATGCCGACGGGAAAATTATTGGTGGTGCGGGAATTGCGCCTTTGGAAGCTGTTGAAGGCAATGTTTGTGAGTTGCAAAAAATGTATTTCTTACCAGAAGCGCGTGGCACAGGTTTAGGCAGCAAAATGATGCAAACCTGCTTAGAAAAAGCTAAAGCATTAGGGTTTAAACAATGTTATCTTGAAACCTTGCCTTATATGACATCAGCTACAAAACTGTATGCCAAAACAGGGTTTAAACTTCTGGAAAAGCCGCTAGGAAATACAGGTCATTATTCGTGTAATGTTTGGATGATTAAAACATTATGA
- the ribD gene encoding bifunctional diaminohydroxyphosphoribosylaminopyrimidine deaminase/5-amino-6-(5-phosphoribosylamino)uracil reductase RibD → MKIHEKYIKRCIEIAKNGLGTTRPNPMVGCVITHNNHIIGEGFTSPYGGAHAEVNAITSVKDQSLLKTATLYVTLEPCSHYGKTPPCSDLIIEKGIPNVVIGTIDTHSKVAGKGIERLKSAGCNVTVGILEDKCQNHHKRFFTFHNKQRPYIILKWAQTQDNFIAPKTKTKQRPVWITNKYSRQLTHKWRTEEHAILVGYHTVMADNPSLTARDWAGQHPIRVVVDKTNTLQKDLNIFNSDAETIVISENDINFNQSIAKQICNALYKRDIQSVIIEGGRKTLQTFIDDNLWDEARIFTGNVQFKTGVKTPEFSGTLISETQLEEDILQIYKNAIV, encoded by the coding sequence GTGAAGATACACGAAAAATACATAAAACGCTGTATAGAGATTGCCAAAAATGGCCTAGGAACCACTAGACCAAACCCAATGGTAGGTTGTGTTATCACGCATAACAATCATATTATTGGTGAAGGTTTCACGAGTCCTTATGGTGGAGCACACGCCGAAGTAAACGCCATTACATCTGTTAAAGACCAATCGCTTTTAAAAACAGCCACGCTTTATGTGACTTTAGAACCTTGTAGCCATTATGGAAAAACACCTCCTTGTAGCGATTTGATTATTGAAAAAGGCATTCCTAACGTAGTAATTGGCACAATAGATACCCATAGTAAAGTTGCGGGAAAAGGCATTGAAAGGTTAAAAAGCGCTGGTTGCAACGTTACTGTTGGTATTCTAGAAGACAAATGCCAGAACCATCACAAACGGTTTTTTACTTTCCATAACAAACAACGTCCTTATATCATATTAAAATGGGCGCAAACTCAAGATAACTTTATCGCTCCAAAAACCAAAACCAAGCAAAGGCCTGTTTGGATTACCAATAAATATTCCCGCCAATTAACACATAAATGGCGGACTGAAGAACACGCCATTCTTGTAGGATACCATACCGTAATGGCAGACAACCCAAGTTTAACAGCTAGAGATTGGGCTGGTCAACATCCTATTCGTGTTGTGGTTGACAAAACTAACACACTACAAAAAGACTTAAATATTTTCAATTCGGATGCCGAAACCATAGTGATTTCAGAAAATGACATCAATTTTAACCAATCTATTGCCAAGCAGATTTGCAATGCACTCTATAAACGTGATATTCAGTCGGTAATTATTGAAGGCGGTAGAAAAACGCTTCAAACATTTATAGATGATAATTTATGGGATGAAGCCCGTATATTTACAGGAAATGTGCAATTTAAAACAGGTGTAAAAACTCCTGAGTTTTCTGGAACTTTGATTTCTGAAACACAACTAGAAGAAGATATTTTACAGATTTACAAAAACGCTATTGTATAA
- a CDS encoding HAD family phosphatase yields the protein MIKTLIFDFGDVFINLDKKGAMQNALTIFEVDTFPDELSQINQRYEMGLISTREFLDFYTTKFPKLDQAIILNAWNCILKDFPKHRLRFLKQLRDQDKFNIILLSNTNELHIDWIKNEVDFFEDFKQCFHKFYLSHEINLRKPNADIYEFVLNKNKLNPNECLFVDDLEENTKSAAVLGINTWNINPETDDVTQLFEVNNHLF from the coding sequence ATGATTAAAACCCTCATTTTCGATTTTGGCGATGTCTTTATCAATCTAGATAAAAAAGGTGCTATGCAAAATGCGCTTACTATTTTTGAAGTTGACACCTTTCCTGATGAATTAAGCCAAATAAACCAGCGTTATGAAATGGGCTTAATAAGTACACGTGAATTTTTGGACTTTTATACGACTAAGTTTCCAAAATTAGACCAAGCCATTATTTTAAATGCGTGGAATTGTATTTTAAAAGATTTCCCCAAACATAGATTAAGATTTTTAAAACAACTTCGAGATCAAGATAAGTTCAATATCATTCTTTTAAGTAATACTAACGAATTACATATAGATTGGATAAAAAATGAAGTTGATTTTTTTGAAGACTTCAAGCAATGTTTTCATAAGTTTTACTTGTCTCACGAAATCAATTTAAGAAAACCGAATGCTGATATTTATGAGTTTGTTTTAAACAAAAACAAGCTTAACCCCAACGAATGTTTATTTGTTGACGACCTTGAAGAAAACACCAAAAGCGCCGCAGTATTAGGGATCAACACCTGGAACATTAATCCCGAAACCGATGATGTTACCCAACTTTTTGAAGTAAACAACCACTTATTTTAA
- a CDS encoding DMT family transporter, with product MYLLFSILCSTLIFVIFKSLSKYNINTLQVIAINYFVACFIGITAFQGNITVENTLQSDWFLGAIFLGFLFISIFFVMAMTAQKNGVSVASVASKMSVVIPIIFGIYVYNEGTGLQKIIGIILALLAVYLTSVKSAAEINFKKNLLLPIILFFGSGTIDTSIKYIETTYVPDNGIPLFSASIFGIAAILGLIALITKKAFKITKKAVIGGLLLGVVNYGSIYFLLKALDHELFESSTLFTVNHVAIVMFSTLIGLFVFKEHLTRKNWIGIVLAIIAIILVTLA from the coding sequence ATGTATTTACTCTTTAGCATTTTATGCTCAACACTAATTTTTGTGATTTTTAAATCCTTGAGCAAATACAACATTAACACCTTACAAGTAATTGCCATAAATTATTTTGTGGCGTGTTTTATTGGAATAACTGCGTTTCAAGGTAATATTACTGTAGAAAACACACTCCAATCCGATTGGTTTTTAGGTGCCATTTTTTTGGGTTTTCTCTTTATAAGCATCTTTTTTGTTATGGCCATGACCGCACAAAAAAATGGTGTTTCGGTAGCCTCGGTAGCTTCAAAAATGAGTGTGGTTATCCCTATTATTTTTGGCATTTATGTCTATAACGAAGGGACTGGATTGCAAAAGATAATTGGCATTATTCTGGCATTGCTTGCCGTGTATTTAACATCGGTTAAGTCAGCAGCTGAAATTAATTTTAAGAAAAACTTACTGCTTCCTATTATTCTATTTTTTGGTTCAGGAACGATAGACACATCCATAAAATATATAGAAACCACTTATGTGCCCGACAACGGTATTCCTCTTTTTTCTGCCTCTATTTTTGGTATTGCCGCTATTCTGGGTTTGATAGCCCTAATAACAAAGAAAGCGTTTAAAATAACTAAAAAAGCTGTTATTGGCGGTCTTCTTTTAGGTGTTGTAAACTACGGATCCATTTATTTTTTATTAAAAGCATTGGACCACGAACTTTTTGAAAGTTCAACCTTATTTACTGTTAATCACGTGGCTATCGTGATGTTTTCTACGCTAATTGGCTTATTTGTTTTCAAAGAACATCTTACAAGAAAAAACTGGATTGGCATTGTATTGGCCATAATTGCTATAATTTTAGTAACATTGGCGTAA